The region GAGacttattagttttaaattttaatagttgtattgtaaacttaatatttcaGTTGTAAACCCAACATGTTGATGACTTaatgtagtaatttttaagtcTTAATGTATTATTATTACTAActattgtttagttttttttatgttttttaatttgttcatctctttaatattaaaattaaggATAAAGTATAAAATAAcaaatccaatccaattacaatTGAATTGGATTTTGAGGCCAAATTGGATTTGGATACTCATTTCCAATATCCAACAATTAATTGGATTGGACTGGTTAACGGTAAAAATGTTGGATCGGATTGGATCGGATGAGTACCCTTATCTAAGATAGTTACAAAGTTATCTTGATAGTAATtggtgttgagattggttaaatataaatgTTAAGTAGGGTTACACAAGGTATGTGTAATACActtaatgattttcacttaagttgaagtgaaaatataagtttttgttgtaggcattaaTAATTGAGGTTTATGGGTCCAAAGTAAGACAATGAGGTTTTTGAGCTTACCCGAAAAGTTTAGAATCATTTGGAGGTAATTAAATGTAATTTTGGGCATCCTAGGTAGTGGGGAGGTGACATGTTGCAACCCAGGTGGTGGTGATATGTTGCCACAAGGCTTAAAACCTAAACCAAGACAGAGGACATGTGACATGTCACCTGTTTCAAGATTTAGATTTCGTTTTTTTGGCTCCAAGATGgtgtgtttaaaagctctaatcttattagttagacttaatgatggtgcctacactataaaatagATCATTTAGAATGgtaaagtcttgatcacacttttcaactctctctttaaCCTCTATctatctctctagctctcaaagatcatCAGTTTATtccaagaaattcatcaagaaaGTGATTGTCTTGTTAATTTCAAATGTTTGTTCAATTCCAATTCCATTTCCTCTCAGAAAAAGCCTTAAACATCAATGGTGGGCTAGGAAATAAAGAATTTGGATAGTGATACTCATTGTGTACAAGTCTTATGGTGTTTTTTTCCCAACCTCGAATTTACAAGTGATGTTCTTTTTCTCGTCATAAATTGGATTTCATTTTACGGTTTGCACTTGCTTTCTTCCTGGATTTTCGGATCTCTATTTTGTAAGTTTCATCCCTAATCTATCTAGATAGGTGGTATAAGTTTGCTCTCCCCCAACAACTGGTtacttataatataaataattggTTACCCCTAAGATCATAACGAGTTGTCGTGATAGTAATTGGTTACTTATAATGATTGTAATTGATTACTTATAATACAGGTAACTGATTGCTCCTAAGATGATAAGTTACTTTAATGGGAACAtcttaatttggaaaaaaaatatgagATAAAAATGTACATTATAATCCATCACGTAgctatttaatctaacattaaaaagaaaaagaataatttgaagaaaaaaaacaatgtaaaaagaaaatgctaaaaaaaatttaatttgatttttatatatagtagaaaaaactgtgaaaaaAGTACAATAATGAatgataataaattataaaataattatataatattaaaatatatatgaaataaaaaagaataaaatgaaggacaaaaataaagaaaaaataaaatagaaggagaaaagaataagtagAAAAACGatgaaagaaaagagaagaaaaaactgAAGGAAAAGGaggaaaaatatgaagaaaaaaaaagggcaagaaaatggaaaaaatataaaaaaaaacaaaatggaagaaaaaggaaaataaaaaaggTAGGAAataaaattatcatcaaaatcaaataaaacataactaacattaaaaacatgacataattatattattttgcaAATTTATGGGAAAAAATCCCATATATATCAACTTCcaagtaaaaaataaataaaaagatgaaaAAGTTAAAtactcatatttttgtaaaagtacttaaaaaaagccataaatatgaagaaaaaaaaacctatGGTGCCAATACCATTTGATACAACATCCTACGAGTGATTAAATTTGttaacttaattatttaaattaaattatgtgAGGCTTTGATATTAAATTTAAGGGAATTGACTCATTTGGTTACCCTGTGTttttgtaaaatatcattttggtaccatttttttttaataatgcttATGTAGTActctatattttaaaattatatattttttatacctTAGactcaaatttaataaataaaattttaacaaTATGACCATATTGCTatcaattatatgtaatttaacaattaaatatgaatttggaactcatataattgataatagtttgattaaattaacaaaatttaatttattaaattttagtGTAGAGTACCAAATATATACGATTTCAATATATAAAGTACCAAATATGTCCAATTTAAAAATACAAGGTGCCAAATATGTCCAATATAAatatacagggtaccaaataaatattattgtaaatacAAGGTATCAAAACTATACTTTATAAAAATACATGGTACCAAATAGTCACTTACcctaaatttaataaggggtaggtaactatttggtactctaggtttttgtaaagtatcattttggtaacATCTGTTTACAATAATGCTTATTTGATACTTTGTATTTTGAAATTGTATATATTTGataccctatattttaaaatagtacaTATCTGacaccctaaactcaaatttaattaataaaattgtaCCAGATTAATCAAACTGCTCTCAATTATATaagttccaaattcaaatttaattacatataacttatGGCAGTTTGGATTcgatcatattgataaaattttatttatcaaatctcaGTCTAGAGTACccaatatgtatgattttaaaatacaaagtaagcattattgaaaaatagggtaccaaaataatactttacaaaaacacaaataacaaaTGAGTAAATTAtctttaataaattataaaacacTACGTTAATTGGTATTGGACACCATATGGTTCCCCATAACAATATTCAACTTTTTATTTCCACCTATATACACCTCATTCCATTTTCTTCTAATTGAGTCctattttcctttcatttttctcaactttttgtaaaacattaattttttttacaatatataaAAATTGAGAATGAGTTGTGTTTTTTTCGCCCCAATAATTATTTCTCTTgtggacaattttttttttcatttttaagtCTTGTTATCAATCTGTTTACAGCTCTAGAAGTAGAGAAAGTAAAGGGGAGCCTATGAGTTTTGGCTTCATGACAAGGGTGTTACAAAAAGGAAAATGATGAGCAGAAGAAATATTGCAGGAAAGAAGAACATTCTTGACTACGGGAACAACAAGATGACCTTGCCATAGATGCCAAACATGCGAGTTAGGAGTACGAGCAAGAAACACTAGTGGGGAGTGGAATGAACAGCAGAAAACTCAGAAGATGGTAATTGGACTTGTTAAAAACCTCGATCAAGTCCTCCATGGAGCAGGATTTACTTTGAAACCTAATGCTTAACACAATGACATTGATGAGATTATGAGAGATAGTAGAAGTATGAAGAACATGTTTAAGTGTTAAGGGAGTAGGGTGTGTAGGTAAAGAGACATGGCCAATATGAGTGTAGTAAGAGTCTTACCATCCCCAACTAAATATGATCAAATACCAAGATAAGGAGAAGCAGAATCCATGGAAGACAGGTCCGGGGTAAAGTGATTGGTAGCTCCAGAATCCATAAACCACGTAGGGTCATAGAGAGATGAGCCACTGACTTGCAGACCAGCCATCGCACTTGAAAGAGCAGCATCAGAAAGGGTTGATAGTCTAGGTTACTTCGGTGGGTATCAGACATCGGCAATATGAGCCAATTTGCCACAAATTTGGCACTGGGACCGAGTACCAGAAGGTAAAGTTGAGAGAGAAAGAATCCAGGGTTGTTGTGGAGAATAAAGAGATTTTCCAAGAAGTCCAGGCTGGGGAGAGGTGGAAAAGTATGGTTTCTGGGCTGTATTAGAATGGGTAAAAGGGGAGGGAGAAGGAGCAGAGGAAAATTTTGAGAAAGTGAGGTTTGTTTCGGTTTTGATTGAAATGAGCAAGATTAGCTTGAAGGAGTTGAACCCAGTCATGGGTGCTGTGTCTTTCCAATCGAAAATCATAACTCATGAGAAGGCTATGAACTTCTTCAAGGGATGGCTTGTCGGAATGAGTAATAATAGAGGTCACAAATGCATCATATTGACGGTTGAAAGGTAGATAAAATGGTCCTAAGAAGAAATTGCCTCACCAATAGCTGCAAGATGGTTATAAATACCTTTGAACTTTTAAAGATAATCAAGAGTAGACATACCCGCTTTCCAAATAGTCTGAAGAGAAGTGCGTAGCTCAAAGATACGAGCCATGGTGCTAGCAGAATAGATCTGAGAAAGGGCATCCCAAATGTCCTTGGCAATAGAGTATTCCGCAATCTGAGTAAGCATGCCTTCAGTCAAGGAAGCATAGATTCAGCTCATGAGAAGCCAGTTGTAGCACTGCCAAACAGTATAATCAAGATTAACGGTTGTTTGAAAGTCATCGGGAAACGTGGGGGACAAGGTTTAGAGCCATCAAGAAACTCATCCAAGCCATGGGCAACAACAACATTAAGGAGTTGATTATGCCAAATGAGAAAATTAGTGTGGTCAAGTTTGGGTAAGAGAGGGAataaaaggaaatgaagaagaagagccacCAATCACTATATTACAAATACAAATTACAATTAAGTGAAATTAGCAGTGCGTGGCTTATCATATCCTGTATAAGAATTTACGTACATAACTACAGTTCTTACATTATTTTAAGTAAATATTTCACAGTTTAATtagtattgattatattaattacttaaaaaaaatatcacaagCCAAGattacatataaacataaaaataagaaaaatataaagtatttaatgtgaaaatataaagtataaactcctctaaaaaaatacataatttggaagaaaaaaaacaaaggagaCATGAAGGCAGTCTTGTGAATTCAAGTAAGCATTTTCTATTCTTCTAGTATTAGAAGAGAATTCAGAGGAGAGAAGGTGGCAATATTATCCAAATAAATGATATGAAAGAAGTGAAATAAGATTTCACAAGTGAAATTGAGACTAAAGTGTCTCTCTCCCATATATAATTGAAACTTTCAGGATGAAAAAAAAACAACTGGCATAACATACAAAGAGCTTGgaaactaaaaaacaacatgCTCACAAACCTGGGAAACTTATAAACACAAATCAACCATTCTATAAATAATGAGTACACTTTTGAGAGACAGTCATTAAAAAACTGAGAGAGTGAAGACCATTTAAAGTAGCCCAAGGTGCTGGCTACATTAGGAGCTTAACCAAAGAATTATGCTCATGCTATGGGGCATCCAAAGAATCAGAAATGGCTGTCCAAAAAAGCATTAGCAACCAACAAGTGTCATCAATAGTATCATACTTATAGCTTCATTGCAGAATTTGCAGACAACATTACAAATTTGGTTTTAGTACTCCGGATTTAGGAGGGAACCGAACCAAGCAGCAGTGCAGCTAACTATCAAGCTTTCAAACATATATAAATTGGTCAAGTAAGTGAACAGTCTTTACATTATAAAAACATCTCACCTGTTATACTGTTGAAACATCACCCAAAAAGGAGAGAAGCAATGATCCATCAATCACAGGCCACAAAATTCTCACCCTTTTCACTTAAAAAAATACTCTCAACATATGTAGTGAAGTCTGACACACCAAACCTTCGACACATATTTTCAAGCCTCTTACTCTTAGTATCATACCAACACCAATATCCAGTTTCAATGCAAGAAATTACAAGAATACCGTTGCTCAAAAAACTTACTGGAGTGCAGATAGGATGTCGGCCAACCCAATTCGGAAGAAGACTAAGTAAATTGACAGACAAGTATTTGAACCAAGATTCCGAGTCACCATATTTCTTCATCACCCAGACCTCAACTACTTGGACCTCATCGAAAGTGAAAAAAGAAAGACACCCAGAAAAGTTAGCTAGCTTTTTAACATGAGATCCTTCTACAATTTGAGGTGACTTTATAAGCTTAAAATTCTCCATACGTAGACCAAAAGCAACTATCCCTAAAGATAACTGGTCATGATAAAGTGAATTTCTATAGCAAATCTTCCAATGAATGGCCTCATTAACAACAATGGAGCAACTCAGAGAAGTATAAATAATTATGTCAGAAGTATATGGTTCAAAATCTGAAAATATGTCAGGCATTGCCATTGTTTTCCATGAATTGCTTCTCAAACTATAAATCCCAACTTGGTTACCCGCTTTAAACAAATTATGAGTGCCAATAACACCTTTCTCGACTGGACATGAGACCATTACCACTTTGAAATCAGTGGTGAAGGGGTCATAGCCGAGCCCAAGTACAGAATGATTAAGCTCCGAATGAGGAGAAAATGACAGCGTTTTAGACACCTTAATGGTGGGGTTCCATAAATAAACCTTTTTATTCCTCAAGTCGTAAAGGCCTAATATACCATTATCACTGCCCATAAACAATAACAGAGGTGGGCGACGCCTCTTAAATTTGGGAAATTTTTGCGAAGAAATCTCAGCAAAATTTTCCCAATTACAAGTCGACAATGTGTAATTGAACCTTCTAACCTTTTTCTGAAGAAAAACTACACAAGGTAGTTGACGCTTGAGGTGGAGATGGATGAAATCCCAGTTCCGTATTAGGGAGAGCCAAGATTTAGAGACGCACTCGCACCGTTTAAGAGATTTGGCATCGAGTCTTGAAAGAATGTCCCCAAGAAAAGCCCAAGGGATATTGTGAATCGCTCCTTTTTCTTCTTCGTTTTCTGGTTTTTCCTCCATTGGGAGCTGAAATTGAGGATCAGAGACAGAGGGTGAGATTTTATTTTACAATCACATTTCTTTTTTTTTGGATTTAAagaaacttgactaatgagtcagttgACTTTTTGCAAAGGTTCTCTCCTTTTCTTTTCCCACCAATAgaaatttttttagtttatatcAGCTTAGGCCCAAATCTTTAACAAAAGTTTCACTTAAGTCCTTTATTTTGTATTACTTAAATTTCACATAAGtctttttttttatgttagaAAAATGATAATATAAAATATGGACAGGAATGAGATTCATGACCTAgttaattacaaacatatttatTGGGTCTTAAATTGTTTTCTAAAGAATATTCTAAAAATTATTTTCCAATATAAATGACTGATATGATACATATATAGTAAATTTAGAGACTTAAGTGatacaaaataaaatttgatAACTTAAGTGATACATTTCAAAATAATTGGAGGACCTCTGCTGATATAAACCCATTTTTTTCACCATTTTAAAGAttaatttttcaattttactTACTATAATTTAGATGTAcacatttatttttaatattaagaAAATGAAAATTATGAgacattaaaataattataaaatagagTAATGATGGCTAAAATACCTAATGCTTccaaaatattatacttttatacaaaatttttatttttagacgtaaatatacccaaaatttttaaaatattacaatTTTATACCTAATCTAAGCTATGTTTCGCAATTTGAGTTTTGATCATTTATAAAAGATTATGGataaaaatgtaatattttaaaaatattgtgtATATTTACCAAAAAAATGACTGATTATAAAGTTACAACATTTTGAAAACagtattgttatccaaaaagcaagtgcggatgacgtggcaaatatttttaacacgtggctgacacctggcagaggttttGTTTGACCATCGATCAGGGATGTTCCCCTGACACGTcatttgagttttatatacgaccagactgctcGTATAATCCGTATATTTATGAGTAATCTTGTAcagttgtaatcatatccgagattattttCGTTTATACCtaattatccgattaattaggtaaaaatatctttgattgattcatgtaacccaccttgagcctataaatagagagaaatagctcaaggggtggacttttggctattatctttcggttgtattactcatccctctaaggtttgtgaaactcatcgaaccctagttctttatgttatattatttcatataatataatgttagattaaataatgtgacaaaatgtgatttgtcacaccttgtaacatactattgcgagtcacaaaattagacacatgtgtgtgcccaaatgtgacatattttggagttacaaaatcagttacaaatttgtaactcccaaatattacccaataatgtgtatattaaatgttacacatttgagattggatttcataaagccattatgaaatatggttgttggagatatgattttagccccaataatgtgttttgggagttacaaaatcatttgggaaggtttggaaccgtttggaaaaacaacacattttcaagtgctgaaaatgggctg is a window of Humulus lupulus chromosome 4, drHumLupu1.1, whole genome shotgun sequence DNA encoding:
- the LOC133830083 gene encoding F-box protein CPR1-like; its protein translation is MEEKPENEEEKGAIHNIPWAFLGDILSRLDAKSLKRCECVSKSWLSLIRNWDFIHLHLKRQLPCVVFLQKKVRRFNYTLSTCNWENFAEISSQKFPKFKRRRPPLLLFMGSDNGILGLYDLRNKKVYLWNPTIKVSKTLSFSPHSELNHSVLGLGYDPFTTDFKVVMVSCPVEKGVIGTHNLFKAGNQVGIYSLRSNSWKTMAMPDIFSDFEPYTSDIIIYTSLSCSIVVNEAIHWKICYRNSLYHDQLSLGIVAFGLRMENFKLIKSPQIVEGSHVKKLANFSGCLSFFTFDEVQVVEVWVMKKYGDSESWFKYLSVNLLSLLPNWVGRHPICTPVSFLSNGILVISCIETGYWCWYDTKSKRLENMCRRFGVSDFTTYVESIFLSEKGENFVACD